The following DNA comes from Lemur catta isolate mLemCat1 chromosome 8, mLemCat1.pri, whole genome shotgun sequence.
AAGCCGAAGTACCTCCCTGGTCGCACGAAGTCTCTGGGCCGCGGGAGGAGTAAGTAGAGCTGCATTCAGATCTGGGCTCAGAGGGGCGGCTGTCCTTTGGCCAGGGCGCATTAACCCAGCTCCTTTGGGTCTGTGTTGCAGGGATCATGTATCGCAAGTCGTGTGCGTCATCAGCGGCCTGTCTCATCGCCTCTGCCGGGTACCAGTCCTTCTGCTCCCCAGGGAAACTGAACTCAGTGTGCATCAGCTGCTGCAACACCCCTCTTTGCAACGGGCCAAGGCCCAAGAAAAGGGGCAGCTCTGCCTCGGCCCTGAGGCCGGGGCTCCCCACCACCGTCCTGCTCCTCAAATTGGCCCTCTTCTTGGCACAGTGCTGAAGCTGAAGGAGATGCCGCCCCCTCCTGCATTGTTCTTGCGGCCCTTGCTCCCCCGCCTCCCCGAGGTTCTTCTGGGTGTCCTTTTATTCTGGGTGGGGAATGTGTgttctctttttgttcctttgcAAATAACGAAAGAGCTCCGTGTAAAAGCATTTTTGTAAGCTCTGAATAAATTCAGTCTGACTGAGTTTCCAGCGTGTACACTcgaaggaaggggagagagtgGAAGTTCACCCCGCTGTGCGTAACCAGAGCCAAGGCCAGGCTGGCAGAACCAGCCCTTAGAAGTCACTAAGGTGGGCAGCCGCCTGTCCCAAAGCCTCTAGCTTCCATCGCGTCCCTGGCGGGGGCACAGTTTCCTTTGTGACCGCTGTGTGGGGGTCACGCCGCTTTAGTGCGGGGAGGGCCGGTTCCCGCTCAAAGCCCCCTCACTCCCCATTCAAACTTGTTGCTCCCCAAAACCCTTCTCTGGGGCAGAGTGGGCCGGTTTCGTCTCCGAGCGGGGATCTGGCGAATCGACGCCCGGTTGCTGGGGCTTGGCCTCGGGTTTGGCCTTGCTCTGGAACGTGCTTAAGAAAACCCTGTCGGGCCTCCTGGCGGAGGAGCCGCGCAGCGACCGGCGCAGGGAGGAGGCGAAGAGCAGCGGGCGGCGGGCGGAGGGggcgccggggccggggccggcgAGCGCGCGCAGCCGCCTCTCCTGGTTGGCGTGCGGCAGCGCCAGGCGGCAGCGCAGCACCTGCGCGAACGCCCTGCGGAACTGCTGCGACGACACGTTGTACAGCAGCGGGTTGACCACCGAGCTGAGGTAGAAGAACGTGTCCGAGAAGGGCAGGAGGGTCATGTACGCCCGGAAGTAGGACCGCGTCCAGTCGTGCTTGGGTTTGGCCGCAGCCATGATCCTCCGAATCTGGTTGGGCATCCAGCAAACGGCCAAGGTCACGACTATCAGCCCTGGGCAGGCgagagcaggggagagagaaacaaaacacaacGCAGCATGAGaacaaaagtaaataagtaaaaaccaTAAGATGTTTAGCCCCTCGGTTCTGTGCTTCCTGGCCAGAAATGGTACCAATTGTCCAATGTTGTGCTTGACAGCTGCTTTTGCCACTAGCAAAAGACAACTGAATACTGTTTGTTTCAAACCCGGGGAGAGTTGGCTGTATTAAAGACCATTAAATGCTTCAGACAGTGTATTTCTACCTGTTGATgtctgttaatttaaaaaaaaaaagctttcattgATGTTTGCGTATCTGGAAAGCATTTTATGTTGCCCGTAAGTCTGGTTTTgcctttctgttttaaagaaatagatgTACATATACAGTATAGCCATATTAGatgaaactgtattttaaaaaatacacagagaagaCCCAGTGATATTCTTAAGTCAAATGGAAGTAGTGTCCCTTTGGTAACAAAGAAGCATACTTAATGACACTGACTTTGCATTTGATTTCGGGGGAAGCAATATCAGCAATAGCCTgtcactgagaatttttttttttttggacctaGATGTGCTAGGTGTGCACACCTATAATCATGATGCTCATATCCGCAACAGCACCTGTTTCTTTTCAAACACTTTTAGATATATCATCTCTTCCACCATCACGTGGGAGAACCTGTTTCTTTTCAAACACTTTTAGATATATCATCTCTTCCACCATCATGTGGGAGAAAAATTACCCCCAAACAATGACAAATATAAAACTTCAGGTTCAGCCAGGAACATGCTCACTGCCTTTGCagctctgagcttcagtgtcaGCAGGCCGTAGGGAAGAGACACCTTTCAGTGTCCCTCTATGTGGATCAAATGTTGACTGCAAGTACATTTGTTTGCACGCCTACTATTTGCATTCCAACTTACATAATCATCACCATTGCTACAGTTCTGACAGAGAAAAAGATGCTACATAGCCTACAAACAACTGAAATCACAGGCATCATAAGAGTTTATCTACAgtgaccaaaaacaaaaaagaagaaaaaaggaagatcaGGGAATCTGCGGAGCATTTGCTCTCTCTTTCCTGGAGGAGCCAAGACACCAGGGTGTAAGTTCCTGTGCAGGAAGCTGATGTCTTAATGCACTATTCATATTCTCAGAAAGGCTTCCTCCTGTTCCTTAATTTGAATCATAAGATAATAAGGAAAATTCATTCACATTTTCAAACCTTCTGATTTTCCAGGAAACTACAGGGAAGCGATGGTTGGTGATGATTGCTTCTTGCCTATGATCAGt
Coding sequences within:
- the LYPD1 gene encoding ly6/PLAUR domain-containing protein 1 isoform X1, giving the protein MWVLGIAATFCGLFLIPGFALQIQCYQCEEFQLNNDCSSPEFIVNCTVNVQDMCQKEVMEQSAGIMYRKSCASSAACLIASAGYQSFCSPGKLNSVCISCCNTPLCNGPRPKKRGSSASALRPGLPTTVLLLKLALFLAQC
- the LYPD1 gene encoding ly6/PLAUR domain-containing protein 1 isoform X2 is translated as MRAPRAAPAAPLGGGRLLGGSIAATFCGLFLIPGFALQIQCYQCEEFQLNNDCSSPEFIVNCTVNVQDMCQKEVMEQSAGIMYRKSCASSAACLIASAGYQSFCSPGKLNSVCISCCNTPLCNGPRPKKRGSSASALRPGLPTTVLLLKLALFLAQC